A stretch of DNA from Curtobacterium sp. MCBD17_035:
AGTACCTGCCGCTGCCGTCGGGTGCGGTCGGGATCCAGTCCCGGTCGACCGCGCTCGACCTCACCCAGTGGCGGTGGATGGGGCGGTCGAACACCGTCCGGTCCACCGGGCAGACGACCCGCCGCGGCGACGTCTACCAGGCGTACGGGGTCGCGACGTTCGCCAACCCCTACCTCGACGCGATCGCCCAGCACGGTCGCTTCGGCATGATCACGAGTGGCGACTGGAACCGTCCGACGTCCGCCCAGCTCCGCACCGACCTCCAGCTGCCGCGCAACCTCCCCGGGAGCATCCGCGCCGCCGCCGAGCGCGTCGCCGGGACGGCGGGCGACCAGTACGAGCAGGCACGCGCACTCGAGTCGTGGTTCCGGAGCGGCCGCTTCACCTACTCCGAGACGGCGCCCGTCGAGCAGGGGTACGACGGCGACAGCATGGACGTCGTCGCGAAGTTCCTGCAGGTGCGGGCCGGGTACTGCGTGCACTTCGCCTCGGCGATGGCGGTCATGGCCCGGGTGCTCGGGATCCCGTCGCGCATCGCGGTCGGGTACCGGCGGGGCGGCACGCAGAAGGACGGCGAGTACGTCGTCTCGAACCGGCAGCTGCACTCGTGGCCCGAGTTGTACATCAAGGGTGCCGGCTGGGTGGGCTTCGAGCCGACGCCGGTCGCACAGGACCAGTCGGACGCCGAGCTGCCCGCCACCGCGTCGCCGACCTCGCTCCCGACGGTCACGCCGCTCCGCTCCGCGCCCGCGAACCAGCCGACCGCGCAGCCCTCGTCGGCGTCGCCGACGCCGGATGCTGCGTCCGGCGCTGGCACGGGCGGATCGGACGGCGGCTCGGCGACGTGGGAGATCGCCCTGGCGGTCCTCGTGGCGCTCGGTGCGCTGGTCGGGCCGGGACTGTTCCGCACCCTCCGCCGTCGTCGTCGTCTCGGACTGGTCCAGACCGGTCGCGATCCCGCCGCGAACGCCTGGCGCGAGGTGATCGACGACGTCGCGGACCACGGGTTCACGCCGGCGACGGTGCCGCCGGACGATCCCGCGCTCGCGGCCCGGACGGCCCGAGCGGTGCTGACGCGCCTGGGCGCCACCCTGCCGCCGGCGACGCTGACGCCGCTGGGGACGGTGGTCGACGCGCTCGACCGCGAGCGTTACGCACGACCGGGTACCGCACCGGTCGACCAGGACCGGTTGCGGGACGCCGTTCGGGAGGTCCGGGTCGGGCTCGACGCAGCCGTGTCACCCTGGCGCCGGGTGCTGTCCCGGGTGTGGCCGCCGTCTCTCGCGCCGTCGAGAGCGTGGACCGGTCGCGGGCGCCGGCATGCCGCACCGCAGGCGCCGCGACCCGCCGAGTAGGTCCCGTCGCGACCCGCCGAGGAGGTCCCCGCCGCGCTGCTGAGGACGTGCTGCAACCGACCCCGAGACGGTGTCCCGGCCCGCCGCCGAGTAGACAGGACGGGTGGACGGACTCGAGCTCGCCGTCGTGCTCGGCGCGACCATCCTCGTCGGGGGCGTGGTCGCCCAACGCATCCGCGTCGCGGCGCCGCTCGTCCTCCTGGTGCTCGGCGCGGGGGTCGGGTTCCTGCCGGGGCTCGGCGGCGTGCGGCTGCCGTCCGAAGCGGTGCTGCTGCTGTTCCTCCCCGCACTCCTGTACTGGGAGTCCCTCAACACGTCACTGCGCGAGATCCGGAGCAACCTGCGCACGATCGCGCTGCTCGCGGTGGGTCTCGTGTTCGCCACGGCCGCGGTGGTCGCGGTCGTCGCGCACCTGCTCGGGCTGACCTGGGCGCTGTCGATCACGCTCGGCGCGGTCCTCGCCCCGACCGACGCCACGGCGGTCGCGGCGGTGGCCGCGCGGTTGCCCCGGCGGCTCATCACGACGCTCCGGGCCGAGAGCCTCGTCAACGACGGCACCGCGCTCGTCCTCTACTCCGTCGCCGTGGGTGCCGTGGTGAGCGGGCAGGACATCGACGTGTGGGGCGCGGTCGTGCGGTTCTTCGCCTCGTACGGGTTCGGCATCGCGATCGGCCTGGCGGTCGGTCTCATCGTCTACTGGGTGCGGCGGTACCTCGACAACCGGCTGCTCGAGAACACGCTCAGCGTGCTCACCCCGTTCCTCGCGTACCTGCCCGCCGAGCTGTTCGGCGTCTCCGGGGTCGTCTCGGTGGTCACGGCGGGGTTGCTCCTGACGCAGATCGGGCACCGCGTCATCAGTGCGCACGCGCGGATCCAGGGGTACGGCTTCTGGCAGGTCACGTCCTACCTGCTCAACGGCGCGCTGTTCGTGCTCGTCGGACTCGACTTCCATCCGACGCTCCTCGCCGTGCTCCACGACGACTGGGTGACGGCACTCGCGCTCGGGCTCGGGAGCACCGCCGCGGTGATCGGCATGCGGTTCCTCTGGGTCAACACGACCCCGTACGCGAGCCGGTTGCTCGACCGGCGTGCGGGGGAGCGCGACCGGCACCTGCACTTCCGGGAGCGCATGCCGATCGCGTGGGCCGGGTTCCGGGGCGCGGTGTCGCTCGCGGCCGCGCTCGGTGTCCCGCGCGCCATGTCCGACGGGAGCCCGGTCCACGACCGCGACCTCGTCATCGCGGCGACGTTCGTCGTCATCCTCGTGACGCTCGTGGTCGAGGGACTCACGATGCCCGTGATCGTGCGATGGGCACGCCTGCCCGAGGACCCCGAGGAGCAACGGGAGGAGATCGAGGCGGAGCGGGCGGCCCTGCAGGGGGCGCTCGATTCGCTCGACGACGTCGCGAGCCGGCTCGAGTCGCCCGAGGAGGTCCGTGAGGACCTGCGCGCCGACTACGGGCGCCGCCTCGAGCGGCTGCGGCGCGATGCGGAGGCCGCCGAGGGCGACGCCGCGGCAGCGAGTCGGGCGGCGGCGGACGCCGGGGTGACCGTGTCCGCCGCGGTGATCGGCGGCACGGGCGGATCGGCCGGCGAAGCCATGGCTGCAGGTGCCGACGGCTCCGACGCGGAGGACCCGATCGGCGGGGCTGCTGAGGATGCGACGGACGTCGAGCCCGACGAGATCCAGCTCGAGCGGGAGGCCGAGCAGGCCGACATCGCGCTGCGGCTCGCGCTGCTCGAGGCGAAGCGGGCGGCCGTCGACGACCTCCGACGCTCCCGGGCCATCGATGACGCGGTGATGCGGCGCGTGCAGAGCCGGTTCGATGTCGAGGAGCTCCGCCTCGCCGCGATCAGCGAGGACGACTGAACCGAGCCCGAGCAGGTGGCGGCGGACCGGGACGGCGGGCGACGGCCCTCCGGCGGATCCCCACCGCTCGGGGCGAGGCCGCGGGTGACGCGACGGGCGCGGACCGGTGGTGCCGTGCCTCCCGGCGGATGCGGCGCGCCGCGGTCCGGGCAGCATGCCCGGAACGCCGAGGAGGACCGCCATGCCCACGATCACCTGCGTCATGCCTGCCCGGAACGCGGCCGGCACGGTCGGCACGGCCGTGCGGACGGTCCTCCGCGCGCTCCCCGAGGACGGCGAGCTCCTGGTGCGCGACGACGGCAGCACGGATGACACGCTCGGGGTGCTCGAGCGGATCCGGGACGCCCGGCTCCGCGTCCTGGTCGGGCCGAGCGTCGGGATCGCCGCCAGCATGAACACCCTGCTCGACGAGGTCACGGCGCCCGTCGTCGCACGCATGGACGCGGACGACGTGTGCGCACCGTTCCGGTTCCGGCGACAGCTCGCCCTGCTACGGTCCGCGGACCTCGTGTTCGCGCCCGCGGTCGACTGGCTCCCCGGTACACCCGTCGCGCGCCCGCAACCGCTCCGCCGACTGTCCGCTGCGGCGGCGCCGTTC
This window harbors:
- a CDS encoding DUF3488 and transglutaminase-like domain-containing protein, giving the protein MTDTARRPVTGRDVLERDDRTDEDPGTPSRTLVAAAALPVVVASLAVRPLVQGIAWWVSALVVTALLVGVMLAVRTRPRWARFVALVVTLVGGSCALAILDGTEPLGWLDRSGALGQALLAIKVNPAPLPETDAVQLVVSVTLVWTAGVALFVAVIAPTAALAAVPAFVALVVPGIVTGTAPSVVLVVLTGMAFLLVLWLSVRPVQQAFPAMVIGAVALVVAVGLPTVVPIDASWLSGVTGAIQAPINPGRPGTLLKLGDDLRRPSEIEVFRYRTTTGVPEYLKLADLDEFGTGDWVPSVVDASTAPSADQGQFATGVNPRVASREDVQVRVTGLSSQYLPLPSGAVGIQSRSTALDLTQWRWMGRSNTVRSTGQTTRRGDVYQAYGVATFANPYLDAIAQHGRFGMITSGDWNRPTSAQLRTDLQLPRNLPGSIRAAAERVAGTAGDQYEQARALESWFRSGRFTYSETAPVEQGYDGDSMDVVAKFLQVRAGYCVHFASAMAVMARVLGIPSRIAVGYRRGGTQKDGEYVVSNRQLHSWPELYIKGAGWVGFEPTPVAQDQSDAELPATASPTSLPTVTPLRSAPANQPTAQPSSASPTPDAASGAGTGGSDGGSATWEIALAVLVALGALVGPGLFRTLRRRRRLGLVQTGRDPAANAWREVIDDVADHGFTPATVPPDDPALAARTARAVLTRLGATLPPATLTPLGTVVDALDRERYARPGTAPVDQDRLRDAVREVRVGLDAAVSPWRRVLSRVWPPSLAPSRAWTGRGRRHAAPQAPRPAE
- a CDS encoding Na+/H+ antiporter, yielding MDGLELAVVLGATILVGGVVAQRIRVAAPLVLLVLGAGVGFLPGLGGVRLPSEAVLLLFLPALLYWESLNTSLREIRSNLRTIALLAVGLVFATAAVVAVVAHLLGLTWALSITLGAVLAPTDATAVAAVAARLPRRLITTLRAESLVNDGTALVLYSVAVGAVVSGQDIDVWGAVVRFFASYGFGIAIGLAVGLIVYWVRRYLDNRLLENTLSVLTPFLAYLPAELFGVSGVVSVVTAGLLLTQIGHRVISAHARIQGYGFWQVTSYLLNGALFVLVGLDFHPTLLAVLHDDWVTALALGLGSTAAVIGMRFLWVNTTPYASRLLDRRAGERDRHLHFRERMPIAWAGFRGAVSLAAALGVPRAMSDGSPVHDRDLVIAATFVVILVTLVVEGLTMPVIVRWARLPEDPEEQREEIEAERAALQGALDSLDDVASRLESPEEVREDLRADYGRRLERLRRDAEAAEGDAAAASRAAADAGVTVSAAVIGGTGGSAGEAMAAGADGSDAEDPIGGAAEDATDVEPDEIQLEREAEQADIALRLALLEAKRAAVDDLRRSRAIDDAVMRRVQSRFDVEELRLAAISEDD